The following are encoded together in the Campylobacter devanensis genome:
- the tlyA gene encoding 23S rRNA (cytidine-2'-O)-methyltransferase TlyA: protein MRADLAVSKALNISRNQAAGLIENGVVLADSKIIKKASQEIDKDQIIEIKSQIYVSRAALKLAGFLDEIKLNLKDKIALDIGSSTGGFVQILLENGIKQVTALDVGTMQLSANLRDDSRVIIQENRDIRDFVSEFKFDLITADVSFISLLNIIMHIDRLALDDIILLFKPQFEVGINAKRTKNGVVKDEKAINKAMINFETQCNALGWKLIKKSESKIKGKEGNIELFYYFKK from the coding sequence ATGAGAGCTGATCTAGCTGTATCAAAGGCTTTAAATATTAGTAGAAATCAAGCAGCTGGACTTATAGAAAATGGCGTAGTATTGGCTGATTCAAAAATTATCAAAAAAGCTAGCCAAGAGATTGATAAAGATCAAATCATAGAGATAAAATCTCAAATTTATGTTAGTAGAGCAGCACTTAAATTGGCTGGATTTTTAGACGAGATTAAGCTAAATTTAAAAGATAAAATTGCTTTAGATATTGGCTCAAGCACAGGAGGCTTTGTGCAAATTCTATTAGAAAATGGCATTAAGCAAGTTACAGCTCTTGATGTAGGAACTATGCAACTTAGTGCAAATTTAAGAGATGATAGCAGAGTAATAATTCAAGAAAATAGAGATATTAGAGATTTTGTAAGTGAGTTTAAATTTGATCTTATTACTGCTGATGTGAGCTTTATTTCGTTGTTAAATATTATTATGCATATTGATAGACTTGCACTTGATGATATTATACTATTATTTAAGCCGCAGTTTGAGGTGGGAATAAATGCTAAACGCACCAAAAATGGTGTAGTAAAAGATGAAAAAGCTATAAATAAAGCGATGATAAATTTTGAGACTCAGTGTAATGCTTTAGGTTGGAAGTTAATTAAAAAAAGTGAATCAAAAATAAAAGGCAAGGAAGGCAATATTGAACTATTCTACTATTTCAAAAAGTAG
- a CDS encoding catalase, producing the protein MAKQLNTASGNPISSNQFSITAGAKGPVLLQDYQLIEKLAFQNRERIPERTVHAKGSGAYGVLEITEDISRYTKANVLQKGEKTKLFLRFSTVAGEAGAADAERDVRGFAIKFYTKEGNWDLVGNNTPTFFIKDGMKFPDFIHSQKRDPRTHLRSANAAWDFWTLNPETMHQVMILMSDRGIPASYRHMHGFGSHTYSLINQNGERFWVKFHFKTRQGIKNLTNKEAAELIGKCRESHQRDLYEAIDRGEFPQWDFKIQIMSEEQANNAKFNPFDLTKIWPHADYPLIPVGVMTLNKNPENYFNEVEQAAFSPSNIVPGIGYSPDRMLQARIFSYPDAQRYRVGVHYQQLEVNKPIVEVNNYYVGGAMNNGSYAQEKSAYYEPNSFGGPVESAKFAEPDLAIGDIAQRFSHREHYADYYTDARALYKILPADEKDRLYSNIAESMEGVKDEIIQRAINHFEQIDPEYAKGVKAALAK; encoded by the coding sequence ATGGCAAAACAATTAAATACAGCTAGCGGAAATCCGATTAGCTCAAATCAGTTTAGTATCACAGCAGGTGCTAAGGGCCCAGTATTACTTCAAGATTATCAATTGATTGAAAAACTTGCATTTCAAAATAGAGAGAGAATCCCAGAAAGAACAGTTCATGCTAAGGGTAGTGGTGCATATGGTGTTTTAGAGATTACTGAAGATATTAGTAGATATACTAAAGCAAATGTACTTCAAAAAGGTGAAAAAACTAAATTATTTTTACGCTTTAGCACGGTTGCTGGTGAGGCTGGTGCAGCAGATGCAGAAAGAGATGTTAGAGGATTTGCAATTAAATTTTATACTAAAGAGGGCAATTGGGACTTAGTAGGTAATAATACACCGACATTTTTTATCAAAGATGGTATGAAATTCCCAGATTTTATCCACTCGCAAAAAAGAGACCCAAGAACACACTTAAGATCAGCAAATGCTGCGTGGGATTTTTGGACGCTAAACCCTGAGACAATGCACCAAGTAATGATCTTAATGAGCGATAGAGGAATTCCAGCAAGTTATCGTCATATGCATGGTTTTGGCAGTCATACATATAGCTTAATAAATCAAAATGGTGAGAGATTTTGGGTTAAATTTCACTTCAAAACTCGCCAAGGTATCAAAAATCTAACAAACAAAGAAGCTGCTGAGCTTATCGGTAAATGCCGTGAGAGCCATCAAAGAGATCTATATGAGGCAATTGATAGAGGTGAGTTCCCTCAGTGGGATTTTAAAATTCAAATTATGAGTGAAGAACAAGCAAATAATGCTAAATTCAACCCATTTGACCTAACCAAAATTTGGCCACACGCCGATTATCCGCTAATACCAGTTGGTGTGATGACCTTAAATAAAAATCCTGAAAACTACTTTAACGAAGTAGAACAAGCAGCATTTAGCCCAAGCAATATAGTCCCAGGTATCGGATATAGCCCAGATAGAATGCTGCAAGCTAGAATTTTTAGCTATCCAGATGCTCAAAGATATAGAGTTGGTGTGCATTATCAACAACTTGAAGTTAATAAGCCAATAGTTGAAGTCAATAACTACTATGTAGGTGGAGCTATGAATAATGGTAGCTATGCACAAGAAAAATCAGCATATTATGAGCCAAATAGCTTTGGTGGGCCAGTAGAGAGTGCTAAATTTGCTGAGCCAGATCTAGCTATTGGTGATATAGCGCAAAGATTTAGCCATAGAGAGCATTATGCTGATTACTACACAGATGCAAGAGCTTTATATAAGATACTTCCGGCTGATGAAAAAGATAGATTATACTCTAATATCGCTGAGAGTATGGAAGGGGTCAAAGATGAGATAATCCAAAGAGCGATTAATCACTTTGAACAGATAGACCCAGAATACGCAAAAGGCGTTAAAGCAGCTTTGGCTAAATAA
- a CDS encoding bifunctional riboflavin kinase/FAD synthetase, with amino-acid sequence MLNYSTISKSSVKSVAIGSFDGIHKGHKELIKKLGDGGALVVICNGRACLTPGDRRQEYSGVPCFYYDLDDISGLRGDEFIDMLKKDFVNLKKIVVGYDFKFGKDRAWDKHDLKHLFDGEVVVVDEFCFDGLGVHSSAIRRFLRDGDIYRANRLLGREYSVVGRVVDGQGIGKKYLYPTLNLDITPYLVPKDGVYATRTKIDNTTYSSITFVGYRLSTDGEFAIENHILDNDIDVTPSSVRVCFVEWIRDNKKFDSLDELKNQIAKDIIIAKNVAKSCDLSIDEISLHSRNLEGVYK; translated from the coding sequence ATATTGAACTATTCTACTATTTCAAAAAGTAGTGTAAAATCTGTAGCTATTGGAAGTTTTGATGGTATTCACAAAGGACATAAAGAGTTAATTAAAAAGCTTGGCGATGGTGGCGCTTTGGTTGTAATATGCAATGGCAGAGCTTGTTTAACTCCAGGAGATAGACGCCAAGAGTATAGCGGTGTGCCGTGTTTTTACTATGATTTAGATGATATATCTGGGCTTAGGGGTGATGAGTTTATAGATATGCTTAAAAAAGATTTTGTGAATTTAAAAAAAATTGTAGTTGGTTATGATTTTAAATTTGGCAAAGATAGAGCATGGGATAAGCACGATTTAAAGCATCTATTTGATGGTGAAGTGGTTGTGGTAGATGAGTTTTGCTTTGATGGGCTTGGAGTGCATAGTTCAGCTATTAGAAGATTTTTACGCGATGGTGATATATATAGGGCCAATAGGCTTTTAGGGCGTGAGTATAGCGTAGTTGGTAGGGTTGTAGATGGTCAAGGAATTGGCAAAAAATATCTATATCCAACTTTAAATTTAGATATAACCCCATATCTAGTGCCTAAAGATGGAGTATATGCTACAAGGACAAAGATAGATAATACCACTTATAGCTCTATAACATTTGTTGGATATAGGCTTAGTACTGATGGCGAGTTTGCTATTGAAAATCATATCTTAGATAATGATATAGATGTAACGCCTAGTAGTGTGAGAGTTTGCTTTGTAGAGTGGATTAGAGATAATAAGAAATTTGATAGCCTTGATGAGCTTAAAAATCAGATCGCAAAAGATATAATAATAGCTAAAAATGTTGCTAAAAGCTGTGATTTAAGCATAGATGAGATAAGCTTGCACTCAAGAAATTTAGAAGGGGTTTATAAGTGA
- the cmoA gene encoding carboxy-S-adenosyl-L-methionine synthase CmoA encodes MRDEVFKNVISKQFEFDESVASVFDDMVSRSVPFYKQTQELIVLFLSKRLGQDAKVVDLGCSTATTLLELYRLRPDLELVGLDSSPAMLQRATNRANGYGAKLNLIQADILEYDYGKADAVLLNYTLQFIRPIKRDDFVKKIFASLEYDGLFVFSEKLVYDDKKLDLEMINIYQEYKEAQGYSKFEIAQKRQALENVLIPYSENENKELCKNAGFSSVETFFKWANFASFIAFK; translated from the coding sequence GTGAGAGATGAGGTCTTTAAAAATGTAATAAGCAAGCAGTTTGAATTTGATGAAAGTGTAGCTAGTGTATTTGATGATATGGTATCTAGATCGGTGCCATTTTATAAACAGACTCAAGAGCTTATTGTTTTATTTTTATCTAAAAGATTAGGGCAGGATGCTAAAGTTGTCGATCTTGGATGCTCTACTGCTACTACGCTTTTAGAACTTTATAGATTGCGTCCTGATCTTGAACTTGTAGGTTTAGATAGTAGTCCTGCTATGTTACAAAGAGCTACAAATAGGGCTAATGGATATGGTGCAAAGCTTAATCTTATACAAGCTGATATTTTAGAATATGATTATGGCAAGGCTGATGCAGTGCTTTTAAATTATACATTACAGTTTATTAGACCTATTAAAAGAGATGATTTTGTAAAGAAAATTTTTGCTAGTTTGGAATATGATGGTTTATTTGTATTTAGTGAAAAGCTAGTATATGATGATAAAAAGCTAGATTTAGAGATGATTAATATATATCAAGAGTATAAAGAAGCTCAAGGTTACTCTAAATTTGAGATAGCTCAAAAGCGTCAAGCGTTAGAAAATGTTTTGATACCATATAGTGAAAATGAGAATAAAGAGCTATGTAAAAATGCTGGATTTAGCAGCGTAGAGACATTTTTTAAATGGGCAAATTTTGCTTCTTTTATAGCTTTTAAATAA
- the ligA gene encoding NAD-dependent DNA ligase LigA encodes MNHKEYLEAVNKLNDWARAYYTDDTPMASDDEYDALYHKVAEFESQNPNLKVIFSPTNRVGGEILEQFEKLAHKARMWSMEDIFSDDELLAWIERGDKRSQRFFVEPKFDGASLNLTYENGVLISAATRGDGSIGEDVTSNARVISSVPLQIPYSGLIEIRGEVVITKSDFEKINANRAKDGQNLLANPRNAAAGSLRQLDSSITKSRRLKFYPWGVGANELKFSTHSDMMDFVRSLGFLRDDFVRVCNSIDEIRQAYDELLSLRDEKPIMMDGMVVRVNSLSKCDELGFTVKFPKFMVAYKFPAIQKSAKLIDVALQVGRTGVVTPVGVLDGVEIDGAFVRNVTLHNFDEIERLGLMKGDMVCVIRSGDVIPKITDVYKARRDGQEVAISRPCKCPECGSELLDEGAFIKCQNLNCKARVVSSIIYFASKKCMNIDGLGDAIIELLYKNGKISSIIDIYRLDSSSFDGLEGFKSKKIENTLNAIKASQRPPLHRFITSLGIEHIGEVAAKKIATVYPNKWLDLSMDELLNLDGFGEAMALSYLEFMRVNHIKVVELLEYITPIIDEINTTQNIFSGKTVVITGTLSRPRDEIKAELESFGAKVSGSVSSKSDFVLSGESSGSKYQKALSLGIKIIDEIEYERLKNES; translated from the coding sequence ATGAATCATAAAGAGTATTTAGAAGCAGTAAATAAGCTAAATGATTGGGCTAGAGCCTACTACACAGATGATACACCTATGGCAAGTGATGATGAGTATGATGCTTTATATCATAAGGTAGCTGAGTTTGAGAGCCAAAATCCAAATTTAAAAGTGATATTTTCGCCTACTAATAGAGTTGGTGGCGAGATTTTAGAGCAGTTTGAGAAGCTAGCCCACAAAGCTAGAATGTGGTCGATGGAAGATATTTTTAGCGATGATGAGCTTTTGGCGTGGATAGAGCGAGGGGATAAACGCTCACAAAGATTTTTTGTAGAGCCTAAATTTGATGGTGCAAGCTTGAATTTAACCTATGAAAATGGAGTCTTAATAAGTGCAGCTACAAGGGGTGATGGATCCATTGGTGAAGATGTTACTAGCAATGCTAGGGTTATTAGTTCTGTTCCTTTACAGATTCCATATAGCGGTCTTATTGAAATTAGAGGTGAAGTGGTTATAACTAAAAGTGATTTTGAAAAGATTAATGCTAATCGTGCTAAAGATGGTCAAAATTTACTAGCTAATCCTAGAAATGCAGCCGCTGGTAGCCTAAGACAGCTAGATTCTAGCATAACCAAATCTAGAAGATTGAAATTTTATCCATGGGGCGTGGGTGCAAATGAGCTTAAATTTAGCACTCATAGTGATATGATGGATTTTGTTAGATCTTTAGGATTTTTAAGGGATGATTTTGTTAGGGTTTGTAATAGTATAGATGAGATTAGACAAGCTTATGATGAGCTTTTATCTTTAAGAGATGAAAAGCCTATAATGATGGATGGTATGGTAGTTCGTGTTAATAGCTTGTCAAAATGCGATGAATTAGGATTTACAGTAAAATTTCCTAAATTTATGGTAGCTTATAAATTTCCAGCTATTCAAAAATCAGCTAAGCTTATAGATGTAGCCTTGCAAGTTGGCAGAACAGGTGTAGTTACGCCTGTTGGAGTTCTTGATGGGGTTGAGATTGATGGGGCTTTTGTTAGAAATGTTACATTACATAACTTCGATGAGATTGAGCGTCTAGGTCTTATGAAGGGCGATATGGTTTGCGTGATTAGAAGTGGCGATGTAATACCTAAGATTACTGATGTATATAAGGCTAGAAGAGATGGCCAAGAAGTAGCGATAAGTCGTCCATGCAAATGCCCTGAGTGTGGAAGTGAGCTTTTAGATGAAGGGGCGTTTATTAAGTGTCAAAATCTAAATTGCAAGGCTAGAGTTGTAAGCTCTATTATATATTTTGCTTCTAAGAAGTGTATGAATATAGATGGTCTTGGTGATGCAATTATAGAGCTTCTTTATAAAAATGGTAAAATCTCAAGTATAATTGATATATATAGATTAGATAGTTCTAGTTTTGATGGATTAGAGGGTTTTAAGAGTAAAAAAATTGAAAATACTCTAAATGCTATAAAAGCAAGTCAAAGACCACCACTTCATAGATTTATAACTTCGCTTGGGATTGAACATATTGGTGAAGTAGCAGCTAAAAAGATAGCTACAGTTTATCCTAACAAATGGCTAGACCTTAGTATGGATGAGCTTTTAAATTTAGATGGTTTTGGCGAAGCGATGGCGCTTAGCTATTTGGAGTTTATGCGTGTTAATCATATCAAAGTAGTAGAGTTATTAGAGTATATAACTCCAATTATAGATGAAATAAACACTACTCAAAATATATTTAGCGGTAAAACGGTAGTAATAACTGGCACTCTTTCTCGCCCTAGAGATGAGATTAAGGCTGAATTAGAGAGCTTTGGAGCAAAGGTTAGCGGGTCAGTATCATCTAAAAGTGATTTTGTATTAAGTGGAGAGTCAAGCGGAAGTAAATATCAAAAGGCTCTATCTTTAGGTATTAAAATAATAGATGAGATAGAGTATGAAAGATTAAAAAATGAGAGCTGA
- the folP gene encoding dihydropteroate synthase encodes MRAYKLNTDSDFDQICHFISPHKSGAKIMRKKANLNFILIKDIKAVAVNILKQDALSIGAELVSSHNAIFGGVGLENALLIANDKQIQILAKKELAQDFGLDKLAKFLSNSFTKPSKCEIMAVLNFNNDSFNPASRVGIDDAILRIESVIDLGADYIDIGMVSSRPGSEYIGAKAEFQRVKPVVDLIYANRLYERVEFSLDSFDPLCLEYALDHGFSFVNDITADPNLAFLAGRYNAKYCLMHKNGDPKTMQINVKDSDILGLISEFFAQKLEEIKESKAKQIYLDIGIGFGKTARDNMALIKHLEHFLSFGYPLLVGASRKSMIDYYSPSSVDERLAGSLYLHQKAIENGASIIRTHDPKEHIQMLKLHNAYKDLEIV; translated from the coding sequence ATGAGAGCGTATAAATTAAATACAGATAGCGATTTTGACCAAATTTGCCACTTTATATCACCACACAAAAGTGGGGCGAAAATTATGAGAAAAAAGGCAAATTTAAATTTCATTTTAATTAAAGATATAAAGGCTGTAGCCGTAAATATCTTAAAGCAAGATGCCCTTAGTATCGGTGCTGAATTGGTAAGTTCTCATAACGCAATTTTTGGTGGCGTGGGATTAGAAAACGCACTTTTAATAGCAAATGATAAGCAAATTCAAATTCTAGCCAAAAAGGAGCTAGCTCAAGATTTTGGCCTAGATAAATTGGCTAAATTTCTATCAAATTCATTTACAAAACCATCAAAATGCGAGATTATGGCGGTTTTAAATTTCAATAATGATAGCTTCAATCCAGCAAGTAGAGTTGGCATTGATGATGCGATTTTGCGCATTGAGAGCGTGATTGATTTGGGTGCCGATTATATAGATATAGGTATGGTAAGTTCACGGCCAGGGAGTGAGTATATCGGTGCTAAGGCTGAATTTCAAAGAGTTAAGCCAGTTGTAGATCTAATCTATGCTAATAGGCTTTATGAGAGGGTGGAGTTTAGCCTTGATAGCTTTGATCCATTGTGTTTGGAGTATGCGCTAGATCATGGATTTAGCTTTGTTAATGATATAACCGCAGATCCAAATTTGGCTTTTTTAGCCGGTAGATACAATGCCAAGTATTGTCTAATGCATAAAAATGGCGATCCTAAAACTATGCAAATCAATGTCAAAGATAGCGATATTTTAGGGCTTATAAGTGAGTTTTTCGCTCAAAAATTAGAAGAGATTAAAGAGTCTAAGGCTAAGCAAATTTATCTTGATATAGGTATAGGATTTGGCAAAACTGCTCGTGATAATATGGCTTTGATTAAGCATTTAGAGCATTTTTTGTCTTTTGGATATCCGCTTTTAGTAGGTGCTAGTAGAAAATCTATGATAGATTATTACAGCCCAAGTAGCGTAGATGAGCGTTTAGCTGGGAGTTTGTATCTACATCAAAAAGCGATAGAAAATGGAGCTAGTATCATTCGCACACACGACCCTAAAGAGCATATACAGATGTTAAAATTGCATAATGCATATAAGGATTTAGAGATAGTATGA